In a genomic window of Polyodon spathula isolate WHYD16114869_AA chromosome 21, ASM1765450v1, whole genome shotgun sequence:
- the LOC121296732 gene encoding septin-9-like isoform X7 — protein sequence MAEPSRDAASKPVPSVRGERPPPDFNYVGIDAILEQMRRKAMKQGFQLNIMVVGQSGLGKSTLVNTLFKSKVSRRSMQATAEERIPKTIEIKSVSHDIEEKGVRMKLTVIDTPGFGDHINNENCWQPIMKFINDQYEKYLQEELNINRKRWIPDSRVHCCIYFIPPTGHCLRPLDVEFMRRLSKVVNIVPVIAKADTLTLEERDFFKQKIREELGAHGIDVYPQKEFDEDAEDRMINEKIREMIPFAVVGSDQEYQVNGRRVLGRKTKWGTIEVENIAHCEFAYLRDLLIRTHMQNIKDITSSIHYEMYRVKRLNDSNAYSNGVSEQDASTNEM from the exons ATGGCAGAGCCTTCCAGAGACGCGGCTAGCAAGCCAGTCCCGTCAGTACGCGGCGAGAGGCCGCCCCCTGACTTCAACTACGTGGGCATCGATGCCATCCTGGAGCAGATGAGAAGGAAGGCCATGAAGCAGGGCTTCCAGCTCAACATTATGGTTGTGG GTCAGAGCGGACTGGGAAAGTCCACGCTGGTGAACACTCTCTTCAAGTCCAAGGTGAGCCGCAGATCCATGCAAGCCACAGCCGAGGAGAGGATTCCCAAGACGATTGAGATCAAATCCGTCAGCCACG ATATTGAGGAGAAGGGAGTCCGGATGAAGCTCACTGTAATCGACACGCCTGGATTTGGAGATCACATCAACAATGAGAACTG CTGGCAGCCCATCATGAAGTTCATCAATGATCAGTATGAGAAGTACCTTCAGGAGGAGCTCAACATTAACAGGAAGAGGTGGATCCCTGACTCCAGAGTGCACTGCTGTATATACTTCATTCCCCCCACCGGACACTG CCTTCGACCCCTCGATGTGGAGTTTATGAGGCGTCTCAGTAAAGTGGTCAACATAGTGCCTGTGATCGCAAAGGCAGACACGCTGACGCTAGAGGAGAGAGACTTCTTTAAACAAAAG ATCAGGGAGGAACTCGGAGCCCACGGCATTGATGTGTATCCACAGAAAGAGTTTGACGAGGACGCTGAGGACCGCATGATCAATGAGAAGATAAGA GAAATGATTCCATTCGCTGTGGTCGGCAGTGACCAGGAATACCAGGTGAATGGGAGGAGAGTCCTGGGGAGGAAAACTAAATGGGGCACCATTGAAG ttgagAATATTGCACACTGTGAGTTTGCATATTTGCGAGACCTCCTGATAAG aacaCACATGCAGAACATAAAGGACATCACCAGCAGTATCCACTATGAGATGTACCGTGTGAAGAGGCTGAACGACAGCAACGCGTACTCCAATGGAGTTTCTGAACAAGACGCTTCAACCAATGAAATGTAA